CTCTTCTTTTTTTGATTATTCTACTTCCAATTATTTTATTATTTATTAGTAATAAAATGTTTTTAAGTTCAAGGCATTTGTTTATTATTTATTTTTTAATGACAGTGATACCAATAAATTCGCTATTTATAGGAAAAGAATCTGATGGAAGAAAAGCTTTTAGGATTGCTAAAGAAAATGAATTGTCAACCTTTGAATTTATTTATGAATTTATTAAAGGTGCATTTATACTTCTCCCATTTTCCATGGAAAGAGCTAATTTGAAAAAGAAAATAAAAAACGATAATATTTTCAAGGAGAAAAGGAAAAATGTTTGAAAAGAGAAACTTACTCAAACTTTTTATAATTCTGTTTTTTTCAGGAAGATTAATGGCTCAAGAGTTAAATCATGTCCTCCTTAAATATAACTCCAATATTCAAAGACTTTCTCAGTACTTCAAGGATTTAACCGTTACTCAGAAAATCACCTTAGATACAGAAGGGATGACTTTTGAGGAGGTAAGCATTATTTATTATAAAGTAAACAAGAAGGCAAAGAAGACCCTTGAGTTCAAAAGGAAAAAGATGCCAGAAAAGATTCCAGAACTCGATTTCTTCACAGGGTTTCCAATCTCTGAGAAGGATTATAAGATTTCTATCATTGGGAAGGATAACATAGATGGGGAGGAATGCTTTAAGATCAGCCTAGTCCCTAGAAGAAAGGACAAGACATTAATTAATGGATTTATCTGGGTCTCATTCAATGATTATGTATTAATAAAATTTGAGAGTTCTCCATTGGATAAACCCACTATGGTAAAGGAGCTACATATTACTCAGATATATTCAAAAAATCCAGATGGAATATGGC
This DNA window, taken from Acidobacteriota bacterium, encodes the following:
- a CDS encoding outer membrane lipoprotein-sorting protein, whose amino-acid sequence is MFEKRNLLKLFIILFFSGRLMAQELNHVLLKYNSNIQRLSQYFKDLTVTQKITLDTEGMTFEEVSIIYYKVNKKAKKTLEFKRKKMPEKIPELDFFTGFPISEKDYKISIIGKDNIDGEECFKISLVPRRKDKTLINGFIWVSFNDYVLIKFESSPLDKPTMVKELHITQIYSKNPDGIWLPSKRILNSIANAIIKDIKSITTFEYYDYKINSGIKDEIFK